The Geobacter sp. AOG2 genome includes a window with the following:
- the mqnB gene encoding futalosine hydrolase: MEPILIITAVLQEMSLLEHALTNSVQQTTAAFEYAEGTIGTLPVTLCAGGVGKINAAAAAAVLIERCRPRLVINVGCAGAYPGSGLSIGNLAVASNEILGDEGVQTPEGWKDLRFMELASFAQGKLTFHNEIPLSKHAAEKAMQLADYYGVFLMRGRFVTVSTCSGTRQRGETVARHFNAIAESMEGAAVAQVCLRSGVDCLEIRGISNLVVDRDMSAWDIPRAAESAQRFVLKYLEDLDRPELSAFVQAVPEL, translated from the coding sequence ATGGAACCGATTCTTATCATCACGGCGGTGCTCCAGGAAATGTCCTTGTTGGAGCATGCCCTTACCAACTCCGTCCAGCAGACGACGGCTGCTTTCGAATATGCCGAGGGGACCATTGGTACGCTGCCCGTAACGCTCTGCGCGGGTGGGGTCGGCAAGATCAACGCCGCTGCCGCCGCAGCGGTCCTGATAGAGCGTTGCCGGCCACGCTTGGTGATCAATGTCGGCTGTGCAGGCGCCTATCCGGGGAGTGGACTGTCAATCGGCAACCTTGCCGTTGCCAGCAATGAGATTCTGGGAGATGAAGGGGTTCAGACACCGGAGGGATGGAAGGATCTTCGCTTCATGGAGTTAGCATCATTTGCGCAGGGGAAACTAACCTTTCACAATGAAATTCCCCTTTCCAAGCATGCCGCAGAAAAGGCCATGCAGTTAGCCGATTACTATGGAGTATTCCTGATGCGGGGGCGTTTCGTGACCGTTTCAACCTGTAGCGGGACACGCCAGCGCGGCGAGACCGTGGCGCGACACTTCAACGCCATTGCCGAAAGCATGGAAGGAGCGGCCGTTGCGCAGGTATGCCTGCGTTCAGGCGTGGACTGTCTTGAAATCCGCGGCATTAGCAACCTTGTGGTGGATCGGGATATGAGCGCCTGGGACATACCGCGGGCTGCGGAATCGGCGCAGCGTTTCGTGCTCAAATACTTGGAAGACCTGGACCGGCCGGAGTTGAGCGCTTTTGTGCAGGCGGTGCCCGAGTTGTAA
- a CDS encoding tetratricopeptide repeat protein has product MSGFNAYQQKNYASAIKRMNEVLQKYPDSPLRDMAIFWLARSYFKNGDQQDAARYMSQFAKEYPDNPLRATVEDELLALTARYDKGEKLPAGEAPAKQAQAPKVKPEPEQLTKQQAEKERLAKQQADQERQTAEKAEQEQQAREQAAKAELAKQQAEKDRLAKLKAEQERLAAEKAEQERLAKEQAAKEQLAKQQAEKERLAKQQADQERQASDKVEQEQQAKQQAAKAELAKQQAEKDRLAKLKAEQERLAAEKAEQERLAKEQAAKEQLAKQQAEKERLAKQQADQERQASDKVEQEQQAKQQAAKAELAKQRAEQERLAKLRAEQERLAVEKADLERLAKEQAAKEQFAKQRAEKEHLAKQQADQERIAAEQAEQEKLAQQQGAQKQAFQEKQAAEQAEIMRLAREKAEQKRLAILKEEEESKAAEQATQQRRVAVQAERELLAKRKAEEERAAAEAAAAVEAGRAEQRQVAAKAEEERQAKNRLVEEKTRAEKAMLREKAIAQYKSIIENYPGSSAAVTAAAKLKGLGVAVALPPQAAPVERQENAQVLRFEVGQYVGFEFNLLAQPKAYEVAQRTSIPFEVINRGNGSDSFSLESAFPAEFRAGFAAAGAPEKSIRETPKLAPGEVFRGVISFEIPPASIDGLKITYPVKAASTLMTEASQSREVAMTASAPLLRAVLKADKTHLLPGGQVAYRIVVLNIGTMAAKDVTLNLNYPPQLEPLDYSATGFKQGMKSVMISDGLHIKSGESREFSVAFRLKDDSLAGQELITRAELVNNPLKTTAAFVSNVAYIDPQHGVAIRTAAEERLVVIPGQTTTIPFVVTNTGNVSEKYRIAANLKSPQETVVIYHDINRDGIRQANEPAITEIGPLAPKEEAAVIVEVKTPRSVNDGTEGNVQLSLTPEGDTTRTAFASAHLFYSRPVLKMAIAARDGRLKPGEVASFDLTITNGGSNLARIVELQSTWPEQLELIGADPSNSSVSNGNILWKFKELGAGEKKAIKVSFRVRHGIGVGTNIQVKNILTYEDQLGNRY; this is encoded by the coding sequence ATGTCGGGCTTCAACGCCTACCAGCAGAAGAATTATGCCAGCGCCATCAAGAGGATGAACGAGGTACTGCAAAAGTACCCCGACTCCCCCCTGCGTGATATGGCCATCTTCTGGCTTGCCCGCTCCTATTTCAAAAACGGCGACCAGCAGGATGCCGCCCGCTATATGTCCCAGTTTGCCAAGGAGTACCCCGATAATCCTTTGAGGGCGACTGTGGAGGATGAACTGCTCGCGTTAACAGCCCGCTACGATAAAGGAGAGAAGTTACCGGCCGGCGAAGCGCCAGCCAAGCAGGCGCAAGCCCCGAAAGTTAAACCGGAACCGGAACAGCTTACCAAACAGCAGGCTGAGAAGGAACGCCTCGCCAAGCAGCAGGCCGATCAGGAGCGTCAGACTGCCGAGAAGGCCGAGCAGGAACAGCAAGCGAGGGAGCAGGCCGCGAAGGCCGAGCTTGCCAAGCAGCAGGCCGAAAAAGACCGTCTCGCCAAACTGAAGGCCGAGCAGGAACGCCTAGCCGCAGAAAAGGCCGAACAGGAGCGCTTGGCGAAAGAGCAGGCGGCCAAGGAGCAACTTGCCAAGCAGCAGGCTGAAAAGGAACGCCTCGCCAAACAACAGGCCGACCAGGAGCGTCAGGCCAGCGATAAGGTTGAACAAGAACAGCAGGCCAAGCAGCAGGCCGCGAAGGCTGAGCTTGCCAAACAGCAGGCCGAAAAAGACCGTCTCGCCAAACTGAAGGCCGAGCAGGAACGCCTGGCCGCAGAAAAGGCCGAACAGGAGCGCTTGGCGAAGGAACAGGCGGCCAAGGAGCAGCTTGCCAAGCAGCAGGCTGAAAAGGAACGCCTCGCCAAACAACAGGCCGACCAGGAGCGTCAGGCCAGCGATAAGGTTGAACAAGAACAGCAGGCCAAGCAGCAGGCCGCGAAGGCCGAGCTTGCCAAACAACGGGCTGAACAGGAGCGCCTTGCCAAACTGAGGGCCGAGCAGGAACGTTTGGCAGTTGAAAAGGCTGATCTGGAGCGATTGGCGAAGGAACAGGCGGCCAAAGAACAGTTTGCTAAACAACGGGCTGAAAAGGAGCACCTTGCCAAGCAACAGGCCGACCAGGAGCGTATTGCCGCCGAGCAGGCTGAACAGGAAAAGTTGGCACAACAGCAAGGCGCTCAGAAACAGGCCTTCCAGGAAAAACAGGCGGCCGAACAGGCCGAAATAATGCGCCTTGCGCGGGAAAAGGCTGAACAAAAACGGCTAGCCATTCTCAAGGAGGAAGAAGAGAGCAAGGCCGCCGAGCAGGCTACCCAGCAGCGCAGGGTGGCCGTGCAGGCCGAGCGTGAACTCCTGGCGAAACGGAAGGCAGAAGAAGAGCGTGCCGCTGCCGAGGCAGCGGCTGCCGTCGAAGCGGGCAGGGCAGAGCAACGGCAGGTGGCCGCCAAGGCGGAAGAAGAGCGCCAGGCCAAGAACCGTCTGGTAGAGGAAAAAACGCGTGCCGAGAAGGCAATGCTGCGCGAAAAGGCCATCGCCCAGTATAAATCGATCATCGAGAACTATCCCGGTAGCAGTGCTGCCGTTACGGCAGCCGCCAAGCTGAAGGGGCTTGGGGTTGCGGTTGCCCTGCCGCCCCAGGCCGCTCCGGTTGAGCGCCAGGAGAACGCGCAGGTACTGAGGTTCGAAGTGGGGCAGTACGTCGGCTTCGAGTTTAACCTTCTGGCCCAGCCCAAGGCATACGAAGTTGCGCAACGAACCAGCATCCCGTTCGAGGTCATCAATCGCGGTAACGGCAGTGATTCTTTCAGCCTGGAATCCGCCTTCCCGGCTGAATTCAGGGCCGGGTTCGCTGCCGCCGGAGCCCCGGAAAAGAGCATCAGGGAAACGCCGAAACTAGCTCCCGGCGAGGTGTTCAGGGGAGTTATCAGCTTTGAGATTCCCCCTGCCAGTATCGACGGCCTGAAGATCACGTATCCCGTCAAGGCGGCTTCAACCCTCATGACCGAAGCGAGCCAGTCGCGAGAGGTTGCCATGACCGCCTCGGCCCCGCTTCTGCGGGCCGTGTTGAAGGCGGATAAAACTCACCTCTTGCCTGGCGGACAGGTCGCCTACCGCATTGTCGTCCTCAACATCGGGACCATGGCCGCCAAGGATGTTACCCTCAACTTGAATTATCCCCCACAACTTGAACCGCTGGATTATTCCGCTACCGGGTTCAAACAGGGTATGAAGTCCGTAATGATCAGCGATGGACTGCATATTAAGTCTGGCGAAAGCAGGGAGTTCAGCGTCGCCTTCCGCCTGAAGGACGATTCCTTGGCCGGCCAGGAATTGATCACCCGGGCGGAGTTGGTTAATAACCCGCTCAAGACCACGGCGGCCTTTGTCTCGAATGTAGCCTACATCGACCCGCAGCACGGCGTCGCGATCCGTACGGCCGCTGAAGAGCGGTTGGTAGTCATTCCGGGACAGACCACCACAATCCCGTTCGTCGTGACCAATACCGGCAACGTGAGCGAAAAATATCGGATTGCGGCCAACCTGAAGTCACCACAGGAGACGGTGGTCATCTATCATGATATCAACCGTGACGGCATTCGCCAGGCGAATGAGCCGGCGATCACCGAGATCGGTCCGCTGGCTCCCAAGGAAGAGGCCGCCGTCATTGTGGAGGTCAAGACCCCGAGGAGCGTCAATGACGGGACGGAAGGCAACGTGCAGCTCAGCCTCACACCCGAGGGCGATACGACCCGCACGGCTTTTGCCTCTGCCCACCTCTTCTATTCGCGTCCGGTGCTGAAGATGGCCATCGCTGCCCGCGATGGCCGCCTAAAACCGGGAGAGGTTGCATCTTTCGATCTGACCATCACCAACGGCGGCTCCAACTTGGCCCGGATCGTGGAACTCCAGAGTACCTGGCCCGAGCAGCTCGAGTTGATTGGCGCCGATCCTTCCAACAGTTCCGTTTCCAACGGGAATATCCTCTGGAAGTTCAAGGAACTGGGCGCCGGAGAAAAGAAGGCAATCAAGGTTTCGTTCAGGGTCAGGCACGGTATCGGGGTCGGGACGAATATTCAGGTCAAGAATATCCTGACTTATGAAGATCAACTGGGGAACAGGTACTGA
- a CDS encoding LysM peptidoglycan-binding domain-containing protein produces the protein MARCPWKTAAAALIFLLVVPAWGEQQYLYSPKPAGPEEQSQGKDGILVREVPVEKGDTLSGISRRFSGHGSYYPQILLFNDVKDPNLIYAGSTLRVPVGKGREAGTSEAVPAPSTGKKAGRHTRMKKVSRPVQAAPSAVVPSRRKQQPVTGKAHSGYDSMELSPSDLKRLEVGREKKTAVRKKTAPEGHKRAAGGGEKVKQPFGGERVTKSAPAAPVPAATGEEASQKLFAQAVKAYRQDDFRSALDLFDRFLTMNPGSSLAADASLYKAECYLKLSNQ, from the coding sequence ATGGCACGATGTCCATGGAAAACTGCTGCTGCAGCGTTGATTTTTTTGCTGGTCGTGCCGGCGTGGGGTGAACAGCAATACCTCTATTCGCCCAAGCCTGCCGGTCCGGAGGAACAGAGCCAGGGAAAGGACGGCATACTTGTCCGCGAGGTACCGGTGGAGAAAGGGGATACGCTTTCCGGAATTTCACGCCGGTTCAGCGGTCATGGCTCCTACTACCCCCAAATATTGCTCTTCAATGATGTGAAAGACCCTAATCTTATCTATGCCGGCTCAACCCTCAGGGTTCCGGTCGGCAAGGGACGGGAGGCGGGAACCTCCGAGGCAGTTCCGGCCCCATCGACCGGGAAAAAGGCCGGCCGGCATACCAGGATGAAGAAGGTGTCCCGCCCTGTTCAGGCCGCACCGTCCGCTGTGGTGCCGTCAAGGCGCAAACAGCAGCCGGTAACCGGCAAGGCTCATTCCGGCTACGATTCAATGGAGCTTTCCCCCAGTGACCTGAAACGGCTTGAAGTCGGGCGTGAGAAGAAGACGGCGGTTCGGAAAAAGACCGCGCCTGAAGGGCATAAGCGTGCTGCTGGTGGAGGGGAGAAGGTAAAACAGCCGTTTGGCGGGGAGCGTGTGACGAAAAGTGCGCCAGCGGCACCAGTTCCGGCGGCAACGGGTGAGGAGGCCAGCCAGAAGCTGTTCGCCCAAGCTGTCAAGGCCTATCGTCAGGATGACTTTCGCTCGGCCTTGGACCTGTTCGACCGTTTTTTGACAATGAACCCCGGCTCATCTCTGGCAGCTGACGCCAGCCTCTACAAGGCGGAATGTTATCTGAAACTCTCCAACCAGTAA
- a CDS encoding YggS family pyridoxal phosphate-dependent enzyme has protein sequence MSIAQRLNQIRSRIGDAAAKAGRDPHAIRLVAVSKTRPLEDIVEACRAGQIIFGENYVQELAAKAASIGDPLEWHFIGHLQSNKVKYLAGLVSLVHSVDRFSLAEEISRQWGRLGRSCDVLVQVNIAGEATKSGTTETGALQLVRDIALLPNVRVRGLMTMPPFFDDPEGARPYFAELKRLSDLIAAEAIPGVEMGELSMGMSGDFEAAIQEGATLVRVGTAIFGER, from the coding sequence ATGTCGATTGCACAACGCCTCAACCAGATACGGTCGCGGATCGGAGACGCCGCTGCCAAGGCCGGCCGTGATCCCCACGCGATACGCTTGGTGGCGGTTTCCAAGACCCGCCCCCTCGAGGATATCGTGGAGGCCTGCCGGGCGGGGCAGATCATCTTTGGCGAGAATTATGTCCAGGAACTGGCCGCCAAGGCGGCCAGCATAGGGGACCCCCTGGAATGGCACTTCATCGGCCACCTCCAGAGCAACAAAGTCAAATACCTGGCCGGTTTGGTGTCGCTGGTCCACTCGGTTGACCGCTTCTCCCTGGCCGAGGAGATCAGCCGCCAGTGGGGCAGGCTGGGCCGAAGCTGTGACGTGCTGGTACAGGTGAACATCGCCGGCGAGGCCACGAAGTCTGGTACAACGGAGACCGGGGCGCTCCAACTGGTGCGTGATATTGCCCTGTTGCCCAACGTCAGGGTGCGTGGACTCATGACCATGCCCCCCTTTTTCGACGATCCCGAGGGAGCCCGCCCCTATTTCGCTGAACTGAAGCGGCTGTCGGACCTGATCGCTGCTGAAGCTATTCCGGGCGTGGAGATGGGAGAACTTTCCATGGGCATGTCCGGCGATTTCGAGGCCGCCATTCAGGAGGGTGCAACTCTGGTGCGGGTCGGCACCGCCATCTTCGGCGAGCGGTGA
- a CDS encoding FAD-binding oxidoreductase produces MLDSRILGELAAIVGTDNVLTEKQDMLCYSYDATQMEFLPSAVVHPANAAEVSAVLELANREGFPVFPRGAGSGFSGGALPKAGGIVLVTTRMNRILRIDTENLIAEVEPGVVTELFQQEVEKFGLFYPPDPASLKFSTLGGNVAENAGGPRAVKYGCTKDFVMGLEVVLPTGAIIRTGGETYKGVVGYDMTKLLCGSEGTLGIITRIIFKLLPFPDAKKTMLTIFDSIDGAAKAVSAIIGGKIIPTTLEFMDHATLQCVERRFNLGIPPEGRAVLLIEVDGDRDLVEKQAGQIHDIIKPLGLVQFRAAESAAESEQLWKVRRLVSPSLRDVNPDKTNEDIVVPRSKVPDVIRRIEAIQQKFDVPIVNFGHAGDGNIHVNVMIDKQIPGMQERAEGAVREIFQAALDLGGTMSGEHGVGLSKAPYIELELTPDQIAVMKAVKHALDPNNILNPGKMFPWGENGHAAQ; encoded by the coding sequence ATGCTCGATTCACGGATTCTCGGCGAACTCGCTGCCATAGTGGGGACGGACAATGTCTTGACCGAAAAACAGGATATGCTTTGTTACTCCTACGATGCCACCCAGATGGAATTTCTGCCGTCGGCGGTTGTTCATCCTGCAAATGCAGCGGAGGTTTCCGCCGTGCTCGAACTGGCCAACCGTGAAGGCTTCCCGGTGTTTCCCCGCGGAGCCGGCAGCGGGTTCTCGGGCGGCGCGCTTCCCAAGGCGGGCGGCATTGTGCTGGTCACCACCCGCATGAACCGCATCCTGCGTATCGACACCGAGAACCTGATCGCCGAGGTGGAGCCGGGGGTCGTCACGGAGCTGTTCCAGCAGGAGGTGGAGAAATTCGGCCTGTTCTACCCGCCTGACCCGGCCTCCCTCAAGTTTTCCACCCTGGGGGGAAACGTGGCTGAGAACGCCGGTGGGCCGCGGGCCGTGAAATACGGCTGCACCAAGGATTTCGTCATGGGGTTGGAGGTCGTCCTGCCGACCGGCGCCATCATCCGCACCGGCGGAGAAACCTACAAGGGGGTGGTCGGTTACGATATGACCAAGCTTCTATGTGGTAGTGAGGGCACTCTCGGGATCATAACCCGCATTATTTTCAAGCTGCTCCCCTTTCCCGACGCCAAAAAAACGATGCTGACCATCTTCGATTCCATCGATGGGGCCGCCAAGGCTGTTTCAGCCATTATCGGCGGCAAGATCATTCCCACCACGCTGGAATTCATGGATCATGCCACTTTGCAATGCGTCGAGCGTCGTTTCAACCTGGGAATCCCTCCCGAGGGGCGTGCCGTGCTGCTGATTGAGGTGGACGGGGACCGGGATTTGGTCGAAAAACAGGCCGGGCAGATCCACGACATCATCAAACCGCTTGGATTGGTCCAGTTCCGCGCCGCCGAAAGCGCCGCCGAGTCGGAGCAACTCTGGAAGGTCCGCCGCCTGGTGTCGCCATCGCTCCGGGACGTCAATCCCGACAAGACCAACGAGGACATCGTAGTGCCCCGCAGCAAGGTGCCCGACGTCATCAGGCGAATCGAGGCCATCCAACAGAAGTTCGATGTGCCCATCGTCAATTTCGGTCACGCCGGGGACGGCAACATCCACGTCAACGTGATGATCGACAAACAGATTCCTGGCATGCAGGAGCGAGCCGAGGGAGCGGTAAGGGAAATCTTCCAGGCCGCACTGGATCTGGGAGGGACCATGTCGGGAGAACATGGCGTGGGGCTTTCTAAGGCGCCCTATATCGAATTGGAGCTGACCCCGGACCAGATCGCGGTCATGAAGGCCGTCAAGCACGCTCTGGACCCGAACAACATACTGAACCCAGGCAAGATGTTTCCTTGGGGGGAGAATGGTCATGCCGCACAATAG
- a CDS encoding Maf family nucleotide pyrophosphatase, with protein MKHGAIVLASASPRRTELMALAGIEFTVVAADICEDALPGEKPSEHVIRLSREKADAVARTTAGRFFIGADTVVVLDDTIMGKPVDDADAFRMLTALSGRKHEVITGFTVFDKVSGIHLSRSVHTEVTFRNLTEKEIWDYIASGCPMDKAGSYAIQGGAVHFVRSISGSYTNVVGLPMAELYEVLQTVEALP; from the coding sequence ATGAAACATGGAGCAATCGTTCTGGCCTCGGCTTCACCACGACGTACGGAGCTGATGGCCTTGGCCGGCATCGAATTCACGGTGGTTGCGGCAGATATCTGCGAAGATGCATTGCCCGGCGAGAAACCGTCCGAACACGTCATCCGTCTGTCGCGCGAGAAGGCCGATGCCGTAGCGCGGACAACGGCCGGCCGTTTCTTCATAGGCGCCGACACCGTGGTGGTCCTGGACGACACCATCATGGGAAAACCTGTCGACGATGCCGATGCCTTCCGTATGTTGACCGCCCTGTCCGGCAGAAAGCACGAGGTGATCACCGGGTTCACGGTCTTCGACAAGGTGAGCGGCATCCACCTCAGCCGGAGCGTGCATACCGAGGTGACCTTCCGAAACCTCACGGAGAAAGAGATCTGGGACTACATCGCCAGCGGCTGTCCCATGGACAAGGCGGGGTCCTATGCCATCCAGGGAGGCGCCGTACATTTCGTCCGCTCTATCAGCGGATCGTACACCAATGTGGTCGGCCTGCCGATGGCAGAGTTGTACGAGGTACTACAGACGGTCGAGGCGTTGCCCTGA
- a CDS encoding ammonium transporter: METMSTVTGLKSSGDVLFLMLGAVMVFAMHAGFAFLEVGTVRKKNQVNAFVKILTDWSVSTVVYFVVGFPIAYGISFLKPVEDLLGKTQGYDLVHYFFLLCFAACIPAIISGGIAERAKFWPQVTAGAIFAGLSYPLFESFIWGKNSSLLQGIFKNIGGAEFHDYAGSVVVHSIGGWIALPAVIVLGPRMGRYIHGKSHALPISSIPFLALGSWILAVGWFGFNVMSAGNLEKISGLVAVNSLMAMVGGVLAALVAGRNDPGFVHNGALAGLIAVCAGSDIMHPLASFVVGCVASVIFVYGFHYEQEILKIDDVLGVWPLHGVIGSWGGIAAGIFGQKALGGMGGVTFVSQLVGTLSAIIFALVSGFVVYGILSKSVGIRLSPDQEFAGADLAIHKIGAYPEDHVR, encoded by the coding sequence ATGGAGACCATGTCAACGGTGACTGGCCTGAAGAGTAGCGGCGATGTGCTTTTTCTGATGTTGGGGGCGGTGATGGTCTTTGCCATGCACGCCGGGTTTGCCTTCCTCGAGGTGGGCACGGTGCGTAAGAAGAACCAGGTCAACGCCTTTGTCAAGATCCTCACCGACTGGTCGGTCTCGACAGTCGTCTATTTCGTGGTCGGTTTCCCGATCGCCTACGGCATCTCCTTTCTGAAACCGGTGGAAGATTTGCTGGGCAAGACCCAGGGCTATGATCTGGTGCATTACTTCTTTCTGCTCTGTTTTGCCGCCTGTATCCCGGCCATCATTTCCGGCGGCATTGCGGAACGGGCCAAGTTCTGGCCGCAGGTGACCGCGGGGGCGATCTTTGCCGGGCTCTCCTACCCCCTGTTCGAATCGTTCATCTGGGGCAAGAACAGTTCTCTGCTGCAAGGAATCTTCAAAAATATCGGCGGGGCCGAGTTCCACGATTATGCCGGATCGGTGGTGGTGCATTCCATCGGCGGCTGGATCGCCCTGCCGGCCGTGATCGTGCTCGGACCGCGCATGGGGCGCTATATCCATGGCAAATCCCATGCGTTGCCGATCAGCAGCATCCCCTTTCTGGCGCTGGGCTCCTGGATACTGGCAGTGGGGTGGTTCGGCTTCAACGTGATGAGCGCCGGCAACCTGGAAAAGATCTCCGGCCTGGTGGCCGTCAATTCCCTGATGGCCATGGTGGGTGGCGTGCTGGCCGCCCTGGTGGCGGGCAGGAACGACCCCGGTTTTGTACACAACGGGGCTCTGGCCGGTTTGATCGCCGTGTGTGCGGGGAGCGATATCATGCACCCCCTGGCCTCCTTCGTGGTGGGATGCGTAGCCTCGGTGATCTTCGTCTACGGTTTTCACTACGAGCAGGAAATTCTGAAGATCGACGACGTCCTGGGCGTCTGGCCGCTGCATGGGGTGATCGGTTCATGGGGCGGCATCGCTGCCGGTATTTTTGGCCAAAAGGCCTTGGGCGGCATGGGCGGAGTAACCTTTGTCTCCCAACTCGTCGGGACCCTTTCGGCCATCATCTTCGCCCTGGTCAGCGGCTTTGTGGTCTATGGAATCCTCAGTAAGTCGGTGGGCATCCGCCTTAGCCCGGATCAGGAATTTGCCGGTGCCGACCTGGCTATCCACAAGATCGGTGCCTATCCCGAGGATCATGTCCGTTGA